One Candidatus Paceibacterota bacterium DNA window includes the following coding sequences:
- a CDS encoding ABC transporter permease yields the protein MEELKEYFNIAVRNIRTRSLRSFLTILGIVIGVFLIISLLSLSEGLKSTINQQLQAMGGEMVMVMPGSDEDLLTSMMFGGAKLQKEDIEAIKKAEGVDKVLGFSYTGAIARFKEESKQIAIAGYDPWKEGLDILSIFQGWSLTEGRWPSKGNEVLIGSQVATEIFSKEVKAGSEITIKGRKFQVAGVLDSLGSKQDDSMVYMDMKVYQDVTGEKRGTAAYAMVKLEDGVDENVVAQKIEEALSETRKRRSGTDEADFSVITSEKMGAIAGNILGIIQMVIFAFASIAIIVGGIGITNSMFTSVRERTKEIGIMKAIGAKNSAILLIFLFEAGIVGLIGGIGGTLLGSLLAKGIEFYGQVHPVFYFTASVNLGLVVFGLVFSFIIGCVSGVLPARTAAKLKPVDALRRHE from the coding sequence ATGGAAGAATTAAAAGAATATTTTAATATTGCCGTCAGAAATATCAGAACAAGGTCATTGAGAAGTTTTCTTACTATTTTAGGCATTGTCATTGGCGTTTTTTTAATAATTTCCCTGCTTTCTCTGTCAGAAGGATTGAAATCAACGATAAACCAGCAGCTGCAGGCCATGGGCGGAGAAATGGTTATGGTTATGCCGGGCAGCGATGAAGATCTTCTTACGTCCATGATGTTCGGTGGCGCAAAGCTGCAGAAAGAAGACATTGAAGCGATTAAAAAAGCAGAAGGCGTAGACAAGGTTTTGGGATTTTCTTATACCGGAGCTATTGCCAGGTTTAAGGAAGAATCAAAGCAAATAGCCATCGCCGGCTATGATCCGTGGAAGGAAGGTTTGGATATTTTGAGCATTTTTCAGGGCTGGAGTTTGACCGAAGGAAGGTGGCCGAGCAAAGGAAACGAAGTTTTAATCGGTTCCCAGGTGGCCACTGAAATTTTCTCAAAGGAAGTGAAAGCCGGTTCGGAAATAACGATAAAGGGAAGAAAATTCCAGGTGGCAGGAGTGCTCGATTCCTTGGGCAGCAAGCAGGACGACAGTATGGTATATATGGATATGAAAGTCTACCAGGACGTTACCGGAGAAAAGCGGGGCACTGCTGCTTATGCCATGGTTAAGCTTGAAGACGGAGTGGATGAGAATGTCGTGGCTCAAAAAATTGAAGAAGCCTTAAGCGAAACAAGAAAGAGAAGGTCAGGAACCGACGAGGCTGATTTTTCCGTTATCACTTCCGAAAAAATGGGGGCGATAGCCGGCAATATTTTGGGCATAATTCAGATGGTCATTTTTGCTTTTGCCAGCATTGCCATTATTGTCGGGGGCATCGGAATTACTAACAGCATGTTTACTTCGGTCAGAGAAAGGACTAAAGAAATAGGTATCATGAAGGCAATTGGAGCGAAAAACTCAGCTATCCTTTTGATATTTCTTTTTGAAGCGGGCATTGTCGGTTTAATTGGAGGGATAGGCGGCACTCTGCTCGGTTCCTTACTGGCCAAAGGTATTGAATTCTATGGACAGGTGCATCCTGTTTTCTATTTTACTGCTTCGGTAAACCTCGGTTTGGTTGTTTTCGGCTTGGTTTTTTCTTTTATTATCGGTTGCGTTTCCGGAGTTCTGCCGGCCAGGACAGCTGCTAAATTAAAACCAGTTGATGCATTAAGAAGACATGAGTAA
- a CDS encoding DUF11 domain-containing protein, whose product MTYTNIFKSKLNIVLILTALVAFGFGLVAEVNAITCPACPEFNCDAGDLELLVVKNRTQSTSWQDPVSAGCGDRIAFQVYYRNCIEGSVANNTKIRIDYPDYDTTNIVTTGYLWAYDADYISDTGTVNVSTAQKLTFDSTAKWYPNQTTSNPTILSITQHYRSVEVNLGNIQGGWSYQGYVTFEATLSGCSTAMPTVDIKANGYDGTVTIPYNNSATLSWTSSNASSCSASNAWTGTKSTSGTETTGTLTYSRTYTITCTGSGGSTSDSVTVNTGSYSYPTVDIKANGYDGTVTIPYNNSATLSWTSSNASSCSASNAWTGTKSTSGTETTGSISYSRTYTITCTGSGGSTSDSVTVNTEGQTYTDFSVEKTLRNLSKGTAYSDLIYADPGEVLTVGIVVRAGNSTLYNVNVKDTLPSGLIFRGELKVDNISTSGDILNGLNIGTLSAGQQKTITFRADVASAASFTFGQTQLTNTALATSASYSKSDTAKVVVSRGAVAGAATEVSTGLTNNLFLDSFLLPLLATLLLIWLFRSRIVRFEEWLDRRKNYYDVYKSKKNLQFKIAKIKAKEFFNQKI is encoded by the coding sequence ATGACTTACACAAACATATTCAAGTCAAAGTTAAATATCGTTCTAATATTAACCGCATTAGTCGCTTTTGGTTTTGGATTAGTTGCTGAAGTCAACGCCATAACTTGTCCTGCTTGTCCTGAATTCAACTGTGATGCAGGAGACTTAGAGCTCTTGGTTGTAAAAAACAGAACTCAAAGCACAAGTTGGCAGGATCCGGTTTCAGCTGGTTGTGGAGACAGAATCGCTTTTCAGGTGTATTACAGAAACTGCATTGAAGGAAGCGTAGCCAACAACACTAAAATCAGAATAGACTATCCTGACTATGATACTACTAACATTGTTACTACTGGATATTTGTGGGCTTATGACGCTGACTATATTTCCGATACAGGAACAGTTAATGTCAGCACTGCTCAGAAATTAACCTTTGATTCTACTGCTAAATGGTATCCTAACCAAACAACCAGCAACCCAACCATTCTTTCTATCACTCAGCATTACAGAAGCGTAGAAGTTAACCTTGGAAATATACAAGGCGGATGGTCTTACCAGGGTTATGTTACATTTGAAGCAACTTTAAGCGGTTGTTCTACTGCTATGCCTACAGTTGACATTAAAGCCAATGGCTACGATGGAACAGTAACCATTCCTTATAACAATTCAGCTACCTTGTCTTGGACCTCATCTAACGCAAGCTCATGTTCTGCTTCCAATGCTTGGACAGGAACAAAATCTACTTCAGGCACAGAAACAACCGGCACATTGACCTACTCAAGAACTTATACAATTACTTGTACTGGTTCTGGAGGTTCAACTTCTGATTCTGTAACAGTAAACACTGGATCTTACAGTTATCCTACAGTTGACATTAAAGCCAATGGCTACGATGGAACAGTAACCATTCCTTATAACAATTCAGCTACCTTGTCTTGGACCTCATCTAATGCAAGCTCATGTTCTGCTTCCAATGCTTGGACAGGAACAAAATCTACTTCAGGCACAGAAACAACCGGCAGCATATCTTACTCAAGAACTTATACAATTACTTGTACTGGTTCTGGAGGTTCAACTTCTGATTCTGTTACTGTTAACACTGAAGGCCAAACATATACTGACTTTTCAGTTGAAAAGACATTAAGAAATCTTTCTAAAGGTACAGCTTATTCAGATTTGATTTATGCTGACCCGGGAGAAGTGCTTACTGTTGGCATAGTGGTCAGAGCTGGAAATTCCACTCTTTATAACGTAAACGTTAAAGACACTTTGCCAAGCGGATTGATTTTCCGCGGCGAATTGAAGGTTGATAATATTTCAACTTCAGGAGACATTCTTAACGGCTTGAACATCGGTACTTTATCAGCCGGTCAGCAAAAGACAATCACTTTCAGAGCAGATGTTGCTTCAGCTGCAAGCTTTACTTTCGGCCAGACACAGTTAACCAACACTGCCTTGGCTACCAGCGCTTCTTACTCAAAATCAGACACAGCTAAAGTTGTTGTTTCAAGGGGAGCAGTAGCTGGAGCAGCCACTGAAGTTTCTACCGGTTTGACTAACAATCTTTTCTTGGATTCATTCTTACTGCCTTTGTTAGCTACTTTATTGCTTATCTGGCTTTTCAGATCAAGAATCGTCAGGTTTGAAGAGTGGCTGGACAGAAGGAAGAATTACTATGATGTTTACAAATCAAAGAAAAATCTTCAGTTCAAGATAGCTAAGATTAAAGCCAAAGAATTCTTTAATCAAAAAATATAA
- a CDS encoding protein-L-isoaspartate O-methyltransferase — MPLIEELIKDNWLKTPKVIEAFKKIKRSDFLPEDSKNLAEINEALPIGFGQTISQPLVVAFMMELLDLHEGDKVLDVGSGSGWTSALLAEIVGKKGKVISLDIIQELKDFGEKNVSKYNFVKKGIVQFFCLDGNNGYPNISSHPEFVEGFDKILASASAVNIPDSWKKQLKIGGRIVAPVDSSIWLLIKKNETDFEEKEHPGFIFVPLLKK, encoded by the coding sequence ATGCCGCTTATTGAAGAGCTAATTAAAGATAACTGGCTGAAAACGCCGAAAGTGATAGAAGCTTTTAAAAAAATAAAGAGAAGCGATTTTTTGCCGGAAGACTCAAAGAATTTAGCAGAGATCAACGAGGCTTTGCCTATAGGATTCGGCCAGACCATTTCTCAGCCTTTGGTTGTTGCTTTTATGATGGAATTGCTGGATTTGCATGAAGGGGATAAGGTTTTGGATGTTGGTTCAGGCTCTGGCTGGACCAGCGCTTTGTTAGCTGAAATTGTCGGTAAAAAAGGAAAGGTTATTTCCCTTGATATAATCCAGGAATTGAAGGACTTTGGCGAGAAAAACGTTTCAAAATATAATTTCGTTAAAAAGGGGATTGTTCAGTTTTTCTGTCTTGACGGAAACAACGGTTATCCCAATATCTCCTCTCACCCTGAGTTTGTCGAAGGGTTTGACAAGATTTTAGCATCTGCTAGTGCTGTTAATATTCCCGATTCTTGGAAAAAGCAGCTGAAAATCGGAGGCAGGATTGTTGCTCCGGTTGATTCTTCAATCTGGCTTTTAATTAAAAAGAACGAAACTGATTTTGAAGAAAAAGAACATCCAGGGTTTATTTTCGTTCCTTTATTGAAAAAATGA
- a CDS encoding acylphosphatase: MFFLREKKEKVKKDEKIRAHVFVYGRVQGVLFRESCKKKAEKLGVSGWIKNLRDSRVEGVFEGGRENVDKMVNWARKGPIWAKIDDFSVVWDNYQDEFKGFEIRYDI; this comes from the coding sequence ATGTTTTTCTTAAGGGAGAAAAAAGAAAAAGTGAAAAAGGACGAGAAAATCCGCGCCCATGTTTTTGTTTATGGCAGAGTGCAAGGCGTTCTTTTTCGCGAAAGCTGCAAGAAGAAAGCTGAAAAGCTGGGGGTTTCAGGATGGATAAAAAACCTTAGGGACAGCCGGGTAGAAGGCGTTTTTGAGGGGGGCAGGGAGAACGTTGATAAGATGGTAAACTGGGCCAGAAAAGGCCCGATTTGGGCTAAAATTGACGATTTTAGCGTAGTTTGGGATAATTATCAGGATGAGTTCAAGGGGTTTGAAATAAGGTACGATATTTAA
- a CDS encoding phosphoribosylglycinamide formyltransferase codes for MKKILEIGVVGSTNGSDLPAIVKSIKKGKLKGLARIAVIISDKKDSGILEKAKHYKIEHYYLGLREMERTDYDKKIAEKLDKYNVQLIVLIGYMRLFSSWFVKRYKNKIMNVHPSLLPSFPGLDRSVHKAVLDYGCKISGCTLFFIDEGKDAGPIIMQKAVPVYKDDSINTLRKRVQKAEQEIYPEAIKLYALEKLKIKT; via the coding sequence ATGAAAAAAATATTAGAAATTGGGGTAGTGGGCTCGACAAATGGAAGTGATTTACCGGCTATTGTTAAAAGCATTAAAAAAGGAAAATTAAAAGGCCTGGCAAGGATAGCTGTAATAATTTCTGATAAAAAAGATTCGGGAATTTTGGAAAAAGCAAAACATTATAAAATAGAACATTATTATCTTGGTCTCAGGGAGATGGAAAGAACTGATTATGATAAGAAAATTGCTGAAAAATTAGATAAATACAATGTTCAACTGATAGTATTAATCGGTTATATGAGATTATTTAGTAGTTGGTTTGTAAAAAGATATAAAAATAAAATAATGAATGTCCATCCTTCCCTGTTGCCTTCTTTTCCTGGCCTTGATAGAAGCGTCCATAAAGCTGTATTGGATTACGGGTGTAAAATTTCCGGTTGCACATTATTCTTTATAGATGAGGGTAAAGATGCCGGCCCAATAATAATGCAAAAAGCCGTTCCGGTTTATAAAGATGATAGTATCAATACTTTAAGGAAAAGAGTGCAGAAAGCAGAACAGGAGATTTATCCAGAGGCAATAAAATTATACGCCCTGGAAAAATTAAAAATAAAGACATGA
- a CDS encoding sortase, producing MEIKKLWKAFAFLFLLMLLIFNWSNISWVFNYRVISSLFSDTFNTEKVIQNDASNIVVLEDQGEYYEKENSVEIPKIEIFAPLVSSQSAEQTDMQQALNTGVVLFPDSVLPGESGQTIVLGHSAPVGWPKIKYDGVFSRLNELVEGDEIIVFFNNRKYVYIVNRKVFLERGEELSQEGLTNDENMLILISCWPPGRDLRRIAVEAEIVK from the coding sequence ATGGAGATTAAAAAACTTTGGAAAGCTTTTGCTTTCTTATTTTTATTGATGCTGTTGATTTTTAACTGGAGCAATATCTCCTGGGTTTTTAATTATCGGGTAATTTCTAGTTTATTTTCAGATACTTTTAATACAGAGAAAGTTATTCAGAATGATGCTTCTAATATTGTTGTTTTGGAAGATCAAGGAGAGTATTACGAAAAAGAGAATTCTGTGGAAATTCCAAAGATTGAGATTTTTGCGCCTTTGGTATCCAGCCAGAGTGCAGAGCAGACAGATATGCAGCAAGCTTTAAATACTGGCGTAGTTTTATTCCCTGACTCTGTTTTACCAGGGGAATCGGGCCAAACCATAGTCTTGGGGCATTCAGCGCCAGTTGGCTGGCCGAAGATAAAATATGACGGGGTTTTCAGCCGTTTGAATGAATTGGTTGAGGGCGATGAAATAATTGTTTTTTTTAATAACAGGAAATATGTGTATATTGTTAATCGCAAAGTATTTTTGGAGAGAGGGGAGGAACTTTCTCAAGAGGGCTTGACAAATGATGAAAATATGTTAATATTAATCAGTTGTTGGCCTCCGGGCAGAGATTTAAGGAGAATCGCTGTGGAGGCTGAAATTGTCAAGTAA
- a CDS encoding GIY-YIG nuclease family protein, translated as MPRNTTSSVFFYTYVLESLKDNKRYIGYTNNLKRRIEEHKKGLSFATKFRLPFKLIYFEGCLNSEDAKRRENYLKTTQGLRFLGLRLIQDQRQKKTFGTGS; from the coding sequence ATGCCCCGTAATACAACTTCCAGTGTGTTCTTCTATACCTATGTACTTGAAAGCCTGAAAGATAATAAAAGATATATAGGATATACCAATAACTTGAAAAGGAGAATAGAAGAACACAAAAAAGGACTTTCTTTTGCTACCAAATTTCGGCTACCATTCAAACTAATCTATTTTGAAGGCTGTTTAAATTCAGAAGATGCCAAACGTCGAGAAAATTATTTAAAAACAACTCAGGGGCTAAGGTTTCTGGGGTTAAGATTAATTCAGGACCAACGTCAAAAAAAGACGTTTGGCACTGGAAGTTGA
- a CDS encoding ABC transporter ATP-binding protein, with protein MIKLDNVWRTYELGKTEVHALRGLSLEIFPGAFVAIMGSSGSGKSTLLNIIGCLDSPTKGKVFLKGKDISLMAESQLAQFRGKILGFIFQEFNLLSNLSAIENVMLPMTFQGIAQEERKKRAKDILVSVDLEDRIFHGPGELSGGERQRVAIARAFANHPEVIIADEPTGNLDSVTGEKIMEVLTDFHKNEGKTVVVVTHDAKIANYAEQVVNIEDGMIVENHSTAKDYLWKN; from the coding sequence ATTATTAAACTGGATAATGTCTGGAGAACTTACGAATTAGGAAAGACAGAAGTTCACGCTTTAAGAGGATTGAGCCTGGAAATTTTTCCAGGCGCTTTTGTGGCGATTATGGGGTCTTCGGGCTCGGGCAAATCAACTCTTTTAAATATTATCGGCTGTTTGGATTCGCCGACAAAGGGAAAAGTTTTTTTAAAAGGCAAAGACATTTCTTTAATGGCAGAAAGCCAACTGGCTCAATTTCGTGGTAAGATACTCGGTTTTATTTTTCAGGAATTCAATTTACTTTCTAATCTTTCAGCTATTGAAAACGTAATGCTACCCATGACTTTTCAGGGTATAGCCCAGGAAGAAAGAAAAAAGAGGGCAAAAGACATTTTAGTTTCCGTTGATTTGGAGGATAGGATTTTCCATGGGCCAGGAGAGCTTTCCGGAGGCGAACGCCAGAGAGTGGCTATTGCCAGGGCTTTTGCCAATCATCCCGAAGTGATTATCGCTGACGAGCCGACGGGAAATTTGGATTCTGTTACCGGGGAAAAGATAATGGAAGTGCTGACCGATTTTCACAAGAATGAGGGCAAGACCGTTGTCGTAGTCACCCATGATGCAAAGATCGCCAATTATGCCGAACAGGTAGTAAACATTGAAGACGGCATGATAGTTGAAAACCATTCCACTGCCAAAGACTATTTATGGAAGAATTAA
- the rplL gene encoding 50S ribosomal protein L7/L12, which translates to MAEETKKEVKIPEKFKKLVEEIEKMSVLDLAELVKILEKKFGVSALAPVAVVPVAAAPGVAAEEEKSEFNVVLTAVGEKKIEVIKVVRDATQKGLKEAKDLVDAAASGPQVVKENAKKEEADELKKKFEEAGAKVELK; encoded by the coding sequence ATGGCAGAAGAAACAAAAAAAGAAGTAAAGATTCCTGAAAAGTTTAAAAAACTAGTTGAAGAAATTGAAAAGATGTCTGTTTTGGACTTGGCTGAATTGGTTAAGATTTTGGAAAAGAAGTTTGGAGTATCAGCTTTAGCTCCCGTTGCTGTTGTTCCTGTTGCTGCCGCTCCCGGCGTAGCTGCAGAAGAAGAAAAGAGCGAGTTCAACGTTGTTTTAACGGCTGTCGGCGAAAAGAAGATTGAAGTGATAAAAGTTGTCAGAGATGCCACTCAGAAAGGACTGAAAGAAGCTAAAGATCTGGTTGACGCAGCTGCTTCCGGCCCTCAGGTAGTCAAAGAGAATGCTAAGAAAGAAGAAGCTGACGAACTAAAGAAAAAGTTTGAAGAGGCCGGAGCTAAAGTGGAATTGAAATAA
- a CDS encoding slipin family protein, with product MTYTILFTVLFLIIISIKQITQYERGLRFTFGRYSGLMDPGWRLVWPIIQFYKKVDLRVKAVDVPNQEAITKDNISVSVNAVIYYKIREADKSILEVENFFYAISQLAQTTMRNAVGQVDLDELLSARDRVSENIRAVIDKASDPWGIEVINVELKDITLPEEMKRVIGKQAEAEREKRAIIIKAEGEVIASANMAKAATTLSGATGALHLRTLQSINDVSSDQSNTIIFAVPLEILRAFEKFGKDEKK from the coding sequence ATGACGTACACAATTTTATTTACAGTTTTGTTCCTTATTATAATTTCAATCAAGCAGATCACCCAGTATGAAAGGGGATTGAGATTTACTTTCGGTAGGTATTCTGGCCTAATGGATCCTGGATGGAGACTGGTCTGGCCGATAATCCAGTTTTACAAAAAGGTTGATTTGAGGGTGAAGGCAGTAGACGTGCCAAACCAGGAAGCAATAACTAAAGACAATATTTCTGTCAGCGTTAATGCTGTTATATATTACAAAATCAGGGAAGCTGACAAATCTATCTTGGAAGTGGAGAATTTCTTTTACGCTATTTCTCAATTAGCCCAGACAACCATGAGAAATGCTGTCGGACAGGTTGATTTGGATGAGCTTCTTTCTGCTAGAGACCGTGTTTCAGAAAACATACGAGCTGTAATTGATAAAGCTTCTGATCCTTGGGGAATTGAAGTGATTAATGTTGAATTAAAAGACATTACTTTGCCAGAAGAAATGAAAAGAGTTATCGGCAAACAAGCTGAAGCTGAAAGAGAGAAAAGAGCAATCATTATTAAAGCTGAAGGAGAAGTAATTGCCTCTGCCAATATGGCAAAAGCAGCTACTACTTTGTCTGGAGCCACAGGCGCTCTTCATTTAAGAACTCTTCAGTCTATTAACGACGTTAGCTCCGACCAATCAAATACGATTATCTTTGCCGTACCTTTGGAAATATTAAGGGCTTTTGAAAAATTCGGCAAAGATGAAAAAAAATAG
- a CDS encoding 50S ribosomal protein L10, translated as MAQTKLQKQKILEDLKDKIAKQKAMIFISIAGLKVKDMSDLRKKLKEIGGNLQVAKKTLIEKALKEKKLDFNKNKYKEEIGLVFGFEDEIMPAKTVYQSGLANENLKILGGFVEGSFKDKEDIIALAQLPTKPELLAKLVGSISAPVSNLVYSLQYNLKGLVYLLTIIKN; from the coding sequence ATGGCTCAAACCAAACTGCAAAAACAAAAAATACTTGAAGATTTGAAAGATAAAATTGCCAAGCAGAAAGCAATGATTTTTATTAGCATTGCCGGTTTAAAAGTGAAAGATATGTCTGATTTAAGGAAGAAACTGAAAGAGATTGGAGGTAATTTGCAGGTAGCTAAGAAAACATTGATAGAAAAAGCTTTAAAGGAAAAGAAGCTGGATTTTAACAAGAACAAATACAAAGAGGAAATAGGTTTGGTTTTCGGATTTGAAGACGAAATAATGCCGGCAAAAACAGTTTATCAGTCAGGGTTGGCTAATGAGAATTTGAAGATTTTGGGCGGATTTGTTGAAGGATCATTTAAAGATAAAGAGGACATAATTGCTTTGGCTCAGCTTCCGACAAAGCCAGAGCTTCTGGCAAAACTGGTGGGCAGCATTTCTGCTCCGGTTTCAAACCTTGTATATTCTTTGCAATATAATCTTAAAGGTCTGGTATATTTATTAACTATAATTAAAAACTAA
- the mltG gene encoding endolytic transglycosylase MltG gives MKKSLILIIVVIIVLIASWLVILPVEQNSEKEVIFSVEKGQGSRDIGLNLENQGLIRWSPVFRVYVLTVGMASYLKAGEYILSPSMNMPQIADKLFSGNVIKEKITIIEGWSLRDIASYFESKGLFGADDFFGLVGSPITGSSSKDFSADFAFLRDKPENLSLEGYLFPDTYEKTSKESMESVVEKMLINFDKKLNSELREEIKKQGKTIFEIVTMASILEKEVITLEDKKIVSGIFWGKIENSEPLRSCATIAYILGKENWTFDEMRSEIASGTEIDSPYNTYKYKGLPLGPICNPGLESIIAAVYLQDSDYWYYLSTREGETIFSKTLDEHNTAKVKYFK, from the coding sequence GTGAAAAAATCTTTAATTTTAATTATTGTCGTTATTATTGTTCTGATTGCTTCCTGGCTGGTTATTTTGCCCGTAGAACAGAATTCTGAAAAAGAAGTTATTTTCAGCGTGGAAAAGGGTCAGGGTTCAAGGGACATCGGCTTGAATTTGGAAAATCAGGGATTGATAAGGTGGTCTCCTGTTTTCCGGGTTTATGTTTTGACTGTGGGAATGGCTTCTTATTTAAAAGCAGGAGAATATATTTTGTCTCCTTCAATGAATATGCCTCAGATTGCTGACAAGCTTTTTTCCGGCAATGTCATAAAGGAAAAGATCACTATTATTGAAGGATGGAGTTTAAGGGATATCGCTTCTTATTTTGAAAGCAAAGGTTTATTTGGGGCTGATGATTTTTTTGGATTGGTCGGTTCTCCGATAACCGGTTCTTCTTCAAAAGATTTTTCTGCTGATTTTGCTTTTCTTAGAGATAAGCCTGAGAATTTAAGTCTGGAAGGATATCTTTTTCCCGATACTTACGAGAAAACCAGCAAAGAAAGCATGGAAAGCGTTGTTGAAAAAATGCTTATTAATTTCGATAAGAAATTGAATTCTGAATTAAGAGAGGAAATTAAGAAACAAGGCAAAACTATTTTTGAAATAGTGACCATGGCTAGTATTCTTGAGAAGGAAGTAATAACTTTGGAGGACAAAAAAATAGTTTCTGGCATTTTCTGGGGAAAGATTGAGAATAGCGAACCCTTGCGCAGCTGCGCCACCATTGCTTATATCTTAGGAAAAGAAAACTGGACGTTTGACGAAATGAGATCAGAGATCGCTTCTGGTACAGAAATTGATTCTCCCTACAATACTTACAAATACAAAGGGCTTCCCTTGGGTCCGATTTGTAATCCTGGACTTGAAAGCATTATCGCTGCTGTTTATCTTCAAGATAGCGATTACTGGTATTATCTTTCCACCAGGGAAGGAGAAACTATTTTTAGCAAAACCTTGGACGAACACAATACGGCTAAGGTAAAGTATTTCAAATAA
- the def gene encoding peptide deformylase — MSKQILEYPNPILRKKSSAIKEITEEVKILAEEMKKIMMEKDGIGLAASQIGESKSIIAAFFEGKSQVFINPKIVRKSRKTEVMEEGCLSFPGLFLKIKRAKEVELEFLNLQGEKIKMKVDGLSARVFQHEIDHLDGILFIDKMSLPQKLCQVVKIRLLPGSKEK, encoded by the coding sequence ATGAGTAAGCAAATATTAGAATATCCAAATCCAATACTGAGAAAGAAATCTTCTGCGATCAAGGAGATAACCGAGGAGGTGAAGATATTGGCCGAAGAAATGAAAAAGATAATGATGGAAAAAGACGGCATTGGATTGGCTGCTTCTCAGATCGGCGAATCAAAAAGCATAATCGCTGCTTTTTTTGAAGGAAAGTCGCAAGTTTTCATAAATCCAAAGATCGTGCGGAAAAGCAGAAAGACAGAAGTCATGGAAGAGGGATGCTTGAGTTTTCCTGGTTTGTTTTTAAAGATTAAAAGAGCTAAGGAAGTGGAACTGGAGTTTCTTAATCTGCAGGGGGAAAAAATCAAAATGAAAGTTGATGGATTGTCAGCCAGGGTTTTCCAGCACGAGATTGACCACTTGGACGGAATACTATTTATTGATAAAATGAGTTTACCACAAAAACTATGCCAGGTAGTGAAAATTCGACTGCTGCCTGGCAGCAAAGAAAAATAA
- a CDS encoding stage II sporulation protein M produces MPLKEYIVSLKKYIIIFSLLFVFFVFVGFFSAQSSPADADVLLKKIMEMVEPVAEMTAFGQFLFILLNNSLILFLVIVFGLVFGIFPFLVLFSNAALIGVVAFFAKTMLSWSVFFLATLPHGVIEVPALILASAVGYRLGQVVFDKIIKKQGSIKKELNLALIFFLKVIFPFLVLAALIEVFITSRLV; encoded by the coding sequence ATGCCTTTGAAAGAATACATTGTTTCTCTTAAAAAATACATTATTATATTCAGTTTGCTTTTTGTTTTCTTTGTTTTTGTCGGATTCTTTTCAGCTCAAAGTTCTCCTGCTGACGCTGATGTGCTTTTAAAGAAAATTATGGAAATGGTGGAGCCGGTGGCTGAAATGACAGCTTTTGGCCAGTTCTTATTCATTCTTTTGAACAATTCTCTTATTTTATTTTTGGTTATTGTTTTCGGTTTGGTCTTCGGTATTTTTCCTTTTTTAGTTTTGTTTTCCAACGCAGCTCTTATCGGGGTGGTTGCTTTTTTTGCCAAGACAATGCTTTCCTGGTCTGTTTTCTTTCTGGCTACTTTGCCTCACGGCGTTATTGAAGTGCCGGCTTTAATTTTAGCTTCAGCTGTCGGCTATCGGTTAGGCCAGGTTGTTTTTGACAAGATTATCAAGAAGCAGGGGAGCATTAAAAAAGAATTGAATCTTGCTTTAATTTTCTTTTTAAAAGTTATCTTTCCTTTTTTGGTTTTAGCCGCTCTTATTGAGGTTTTTATTACCAGCAGGCTGGTCTAA